The following coding sequences are from one Oncorhynchus clarkii lewisi isolate Uvic-CL-2024 chromosome 20, UVic_Ocla_1.0, whole genome shotgun sequence window:
- the LOC139376744 gene encoding vacuolar fusion protein CCZ1 homolog isoform X1, with amino-acid sequence MLMISPRMASGMQEKQYTPSLLSFFVYNPSFGSREGEEEKKILFYHPSEVEKNEKIRNVGLCEAIVQFTRTFCPTKPAKSLHTQKNRQFFFEAEDSFWIVMVVRNPMVEKPNKDGRPPTIEYQEEEILDTVYGAVLRECYSMYKLFNGTFGRAMEAGGVELLMQKLDKFFYRYLQTLHLQSCDLLDVFGGIAFFPLDKMTYLKIQSFVNRVEESLSLIKYTAFLYNDQLIWSGLEQDDMRILYKYLTTSLFPRHSEPELAGRDSPLRPEVAGNLLHYGRFLTGPANLKDPEAKFRFPRIFVNTEDSYEELHLIVYKAMSAAVCFMISASVELTREFCEQLDGLVGPQLTLLASDICEQYNVNRRISGPDKEPQFKFIYFNHMNLAEKSTIHMRKTASVSLTSVHPDLMKILGDINCDFARVDEDEEIIVKAMTDYWVVGKKSDQRELYVILNQKNANLIEVNEEVKRLCATQFNNIFFLD; translated from the exons ATGCTGATGATCAG TCCGAGAATGGCTTCGGGAATGCAAGAGAAACAGTACACCCCATCTCTTCTCAGCTTTTTCGTCTATAATCCTTCATTTGGGTCACGAGAGGGAGAG GAGGAGAAGAAGATTTTATTCTACCATCCCAGTGAGGTCGAGAAGAATGAGAAGATCCGTAATGTCGGTCTTTGTGAGGCCATTGTACAGTTTACCAG AACCTTCTGTCCAACAAAGCCTGCTAAATCCCTACACACACAGAAGAACAGGCAGTTCTTCTTTGAAGCAGAGGACAGTTTCTGGATCGTTATG GTGGTGCGGAACCCGATGGTAGAAAAACCTAATAAAGATGGGAGACCTCCCACAATAGAATATCAGGAAGAGGAAATACTT GACACAGTTTATGGTGCAGTATTACGGGAATGCTACAGTATGTACAAG CTCTTCAACGGCACATTTGGCAGAGCAATGGAAGCAGGCGGGGTGGAGCTGCTCATGCAGAAGCTTGACAAGTTCTTTTACAGG TACCTGCAGACGCTGCACCTGCAGTCCTGTGACCTGCTGGACGTGTTCGGTGGGATTGCCTTTTTCCCCCTGGACAAGATGACCTACCTGAAGATCCAGTCATTCgtaaacagagtggaggagagccTCAGCCTGATCAAATACACAGCCTTCCTCTACAACGACCAGCTGATATG GAGTGGTCTGGAGCAGGATGATATGCGGATCCTGTACAAGTACCTGACGACGTCACTGTTCCCCAGACACTCTGAACcagag ctGGCTGGTAGGGACTCTCCCTTAAGGCCAGAGGTGGCAGGGAATCTGCTTCACTATGGGAG GTTTTTGACAGGACCTGCTAACCTCAAAGACCCAGAGGCCAAATTCCGGTTCCCTAGAATATTTGTCAACACAGAGGACAGTTATGAGGAGCTGCATCTGATTGTTTATAAG GCGATGAGTGCAGCGGTTTGTTTTATGATCAGTG caTCTGTGGAGCTGACGAGGGAGTTCTGTGAGCAGCTGGATGGTCTGGTGGGACCTCAGCTCACCCTGCTGGCCTCCGACATATGTGAACAATACAATGTCAACCGCAGGATATCAGG GCCGGACAAGGAGCCCCAGTTCAAGTTCATCTACTTCAACCACATGAACCTGGCAGAGAAGAGCACCATCCACATGAGGAAGACAGCCAGCGTCTCTCTGACCTCGGTCCACCCAGACCTCATGAAGATTCTGGGAGACATCAACTGTGACTTCGCCAG GGTTGATGAAGATGAAGAGATCATTGTGAAGGCTATGACAGACTACTGGGTGGTCGGCAAGAAGTCGGACCAGAGAGAACTCTACGTTATCTTGAACCAGAAGAATGCCAATTTGATTGAAGTTAATG AGGAAGTGAAGAGGCTCTGTGCGACACAGTTCAACAACATTTTCTTCTTGGACTGA
- the LOC139376743 gene encoding parvalbumin beta 2, which translates to MSFAGLNDADVAAALAACTAADSFNHKAFFAKVGLAGKSNDDVKKAFYVIDQDKSGFIEEDELKLFLQNFSASARALTDAETKAFLADGDKDGDGMIGVDEFAAMIKG; encoded by the exons ATGTCCTTCGCCGGTCTTAACGATGCTGATGTTGCTGCAGCCCTTGCTGCTTGCACAG CTGCTGACTCCTTCAACCACAAGGCTTTCTTCGCCAAGGTTGGCCTGGCCGGCAAGTCCAACGATGATGTAAAGAAGGCCTTCTACGTCATTGACCAGGACAAGAGTGGCTTCATTGAGGAGGATGAGCTCAA GCTGTTCCTGCAGAACTTCTCTGCCTCTGCCAGAGCTCTGACTGACGCTGAGACCAAGGCTTTCCTGGCTGACGGGGACAAAGATGGTGATGGCATGATTGGAGTTGATG AGTTCGCTGCCATGATCAAGGGATAA
- the LOC139376744 gene encoding vacuolar fusion protein CCZ1 homolog isoform X2, whose product MASGMQEKQYTPSLLSFFVYNPSFGSREGEEEKKILFYHPSEVEKNEKIRNVGLCEAIVQFTRTFCPTKPAKSLHTQKNRQFFFEAEDSFWIVMVVRNPMVEKPNKDGRPPTIEYQEEEILDTVYGAVLRECYSMYKLFNGTFGRAMEAGGVELLMQKLDKFFYRYLQTLHLQSCDLLDVFGGIAFFPLDKMTYLKIQSFVNRVEESLSLIKYTAFLYNDQLIWSGLEQDDMRILYKYLTTSLFPRHSEPELAGRDSPLRPEVAGNLLHYGRFLTGPANLKDPEAKFRFPRIFVNTEDSYEELHLIVYKAMSAAVCFMISASVELTREFCEQLDGLVGPQLTLLASDICEQYNVNRRISGPDKEPQFKFIYFNHMNLAEKSTIHMRKTASVSLTSVHPDLMKILGDINCDFARVDEDEEIIVKAMTDYWVVGKKSDQRELYVILNQKNANLIEVNEEVKRLCATQFNNIFFLD is encoded by the exons ATGGCTTCGGGAATGCAAGAGAAACAGTACACCCCATCTCTTCTCAGCTTTTTCGTCTATAATCCTTCATTTGGGTCACGAGAGGGAGAG GAGGAGAAGAAGATTTTATTCTACCATCCCAGTGAGGTCGAGAAGAATGAGAAGATCCGTAATGTCGGTCTTTGTGAGGCCATTGTACAGTTTACCAG AACCTTCTGTCCAACAAAGCCTGCTAAATCCCTACACACACAGAAGAACAGGCAGTTCTTCTTTGAAGCAGAGGACAGTTTCTGGATCGTTATG GTGGTGCGGAACCCGATGGTAGAAAAACCTAATAAAGATGGGAGACCTCCCACAATAGAATATCAGGAAGAGGAAATACTT GACACAGTTTATGGTGCAGTATTACGGGAATGCTACAGTATGTACAAG CTCTTCAACGGCACATTTGGCAGAGCAATGGAAGCAGGCGGGGTGGAGCTGCTCATGCAGAAGCTTGACAAGTTCTTTTACAGG TACCTGCAGACGCTGCACCTGCAGTCCTGTGACCTGCTGGACGTGTTCGGTGGGATTGCCTTTTTCCCCCTGGACAAGATGACCTACCTGAAGATCCAGTCATTCgtaaacagagtggaggagagccTCAGCCTGATCAAATACACAGCCTTCCTCTACAACGACCAGCTGATATG GAGTGGTCTGGAGCAGGATGATATGCGGATCCTGTACAAGTACCTGACGACGTCACTGTTCCCCAGACACTCTGAACcagag ctGGCTGGTAGGGACTCTCCCTTAAGGCCAGAGGTGGCAGGGAATCTGCTTCACTATGGGAG GTTTTTGACAGGACCTGCTAACCTCAAAGACCCAGAGGCCAAATTCCGGTTCCCTAGAATATTTGTCAACACAGAGGACAGTTATGAGGAGCTGCATCTGATTGTTTATAAG GCGATGAGTGCAGCGGTTTGTTTTATGATCAGTG caTCTGTGGAGCTGACGAGGGAGTTCTGTGAGCAGCTGGATGGTCTGGTGGGACCTCAGCTCACCCTGCTGGCCTCCGACATATGTGAACAATACAATGTCAACCGCAGGATATCAGG GCCGGACAAGGAGCCCCAGTTCAAGTTCATCTACTTCAACCACATGAACCTGGCAGAGAAGAGCACCATCCACATGAGGAAGACAGCCAGCGTCTCTCTGACCTCGGTCCACCCAGACCTCATGAAGATTCTGGGAGACATCAACTGTGACTTCGCCAG GGTTGATGAAGATGAAGAGATCATTGTGAAGGCTATGACAGACTACTGGGTGGTCGGCAAGAAGTCGGACCAGAGAGAACTCTACGTTATCTTGAACCAGAAGAATGCCAATTTGATTGAAGTTAATG AGGAAGTGAAGAGGCTCTGTGCGACACAGTTCAACAACATTTTCTTCTTGGACTGA
- the LOC139375653 gene encoding parvalbumin 9 — protein sequence MSLTSILSAEAIENAVKECQAPDSFSFKKFSQLCGLTSKSPKEVKDVFQILDEDNSGFIEESELKFFLQRFVPGARTLTDAECKGFLTAADDDNDGKIGVEEFLIMVQS from the exons ATGTCACTCACTTCTATCCTTTCCGCGGAGGCTATTGAGAATGCCGTCAAGGAGTGCCAAG CCCCAGACTCCTTCAGCTTTAAGAAGTTTTCCCAGCTGTGTGGCCTGACCTCCAAATCTCCCAAAGAAGTCAAAGATGTCTTCCAGATCCTTGACGAGGACAACAGTGGCTTCATCGAGGAGTCAGAgctcaa GTTCTTCCTGCAACGGTTTGTCCCTGGGGCGCGGACGCTGACGGACGCTGAGTGCAAAGGCTTCCTGACTGCAGCTGATGATGACAACGATGGCAAAATCGGAGTAGAAG AATTCCTGATCATGGTCCAGTCCTGA